From a single Prosthecobacter sp. genomic region:
- a CDS encoding PEP-CTERM sorting domain-containing protein (PEP-CTERM proteins occur, often in large numbers, in the proteomes of bacteria that also encode an exosortase, a predicted intramembrane cysteine proteinase. The presence of a PEP-CTERM domain at a protein's C-terminus predicts cleavage within the sorting domain, followed by covalent anchoring to some some component of the (usually Gram-negative) cell surface. Many PEP-CTERM proteins exhibit an unusual sequence composition that includes large numbers of potential glycosylation sites. Expression of one such protein has been shown restore the ability of a bacterium to form floc, a type of biofilm.): MKTKLNTTNALRGLITGLLLFISMAFHAHAALVVTTTGTPDAGESTWIFSGSYTVATGGLVSAGTTSASVVTGWSGVGDYLGSYPPGSVANGLHYFNELGNVQLTGSVSGVLSIDSIEVYNGGGNLDAWGFASSFDHTYVTGETLTFSGTAVLPVDILSFGGDYLSSPPVSFTVTQNGATLMFNPESVPEPSRALLLLGGLVGVMFRRRRLS; this comes from the coding sequence ATGAAAACCAAACTCAATACAACCAACGCCCTTCGCGGGCTTATCACGGGACTGCTACTGTTCATCTCAATGGCTTTCCATGCGCACGCCGCCCTGGTGGTTACCACCACAGGCACTCCGGATGCCGGTGAATCAACCTGGATTTTCTCTGGCAGTTACACCGTTGCAACGGGGGGGCTCGTGAGCGCGGGCACTACTTCGGCATCGGTGGTTACCGGATGGTCCGGCGTTGGCGATTATCTTGGAAGCTATCCACCGGGATCCGTCGCCAATGGGCTCCACTATTTCAACGAGCTCGGAAACGTGCAACTGACTGGCTCCGTGAGTGGCGTTCTCTCCATCGATTCTATCGAAGTTTATAATGGAGGCGGCAACCTCGACGCTTGGGGTTTTGCATCAAGTTTTGATCATACCTATGTGACAGGTGAAACGCTTACCTTCAGCGGCACGGCCGTTCTGCCGGTTGATATCCTTTCGTTCGGTGGAGACTATCTTTCCTCCCCACCGGTCAGCTTTACGGTGACTCAAAACGGCGCAACTCTGATGTTCAACCCGGAATCCGTCCCCGAACCCTCCCGCGCCTTGCTGCTGCTGGGCGGTCTGGTGGGAGTGATGTTCCGCCGCCGTCGGCTCAGCTAG